One Panicum virgatum strain AP13 chromosome 3N, P.virgatum_v5, whole genome shotgun sequence DNA segment encodes these proteins:
- the LOC120666129 gene encoding cytochrome P450 716B1-like — protein sequence MDLSLVLALVAVALSILFLVVTRARKPWQRGKLPPGSLGLPVIGQSLGLLRALRTNTAERWVQDRVDRYGPVSKLSLFGGPTVLLAGPAANKFVFFNGTLALQQPRSVQRILGERSILSLIGADHKRIRGALLEFLKPDMLRLYVGRIDGEVRRHLDESWAGRATVTVMPLMKSLTFDIISLLLFGLERGAVRDALAGDFKHMVDGMWAVPVDLPFTAFHRSLKASASARRLVAGITLETKAKLERGEASRSSDLIACLLSLTDDSGARLLSEEEIVDTAMVSLTAGHDTSSILLTFLIRQLANDPDTLAAMVQEHDEIAKSKGDGEALTWEDLAKMKLTWRAAQEMLRLVPPVFGNFRRATQDIEFDGYAIPKGWQVFWTAAATHMDGSIFPEPAKFNLSRFENQSASVAPPCSFVAFGAGPRICVGMEFARTETLVALHYLLRRFRWKLCCKENTFVRDPTPSPLHDLPIELVEHKAASP from the exons ATGGATCTCTCCCTTGTCCTTgcgctcgtcgccgtcgccttaTCCATTCTCTTCCTCGTCGTGACGAGGGCCAGGAAGCCATGGCAGCGGGGCAAGCTGCCCCCGGGCTCCCTGGGCCTGCCGGTGATCGGCCAGagcctcggcctcctccgcgccttGCGCACCAACACCGCCGAGCGGTGGGTCCAGGACCGGGTCGACCGGTACGGCCCGGTGTCCAAGCTGTCGCTGTTCGGCGGGCCGACGGTGCTCCTCGCGGGACCCGCGGCCAACAAGTTCGTCTTCTTCAACGGCACGCTGGCGCTGCAGCAGCCCCGATCCGTGCAGAGGATCCTCGGCGAGAGGAGCATCCTGAGCCTCATCGGCGCCGACCACAAGCGCATCCGCGGCGCGCTCCTCGAGTTCCTCAAGCCGGACATGCTGCGGCTGTACGTGGGCAGGATCGACGGCGAGGTGCGGCGCCACCTCGACGagagctgggccggccgggccaCCGTCACGGTCATGCCGCTGATGAAGAGCCTCACGTTCGACATCATCTCCCTGCTGCTCttcggcctcgagcgaggcgccgTCCGGGACGCCCTCGCCGGCGACTTCAAGCACATGGTGGATGGCATGTGGGCCGTCCCTGTGGACCTGCCGTTCACGGCGTTCCACCGGAGCCTGAAGGCCAGCGCCAGTGCTCGCCGGCTGGTCGCTGGGATCACGCTGGAGACCAAGGCCAAGCTGGAGCGGGGCGAGGCCTCCCGGAGCAGCGACCTCATCGCGTGCCTCCTCAGCTTGACCGACGACAGCGGCGCGCGGCTGCTGAGCGAGGAGGAGATCGTGGACACCGCCATGGTCTCCCTCACAGCCGGCCACGACACGTCCTCCATCCTTCTCACCTTTTTGATCCGCCAGCTCGCCAACGATCCTGACACGCTCGCCGCCATGGTCCAAG AGCACGACGAGATCGCCAAGAgcaagggcgacggcgaggccctGACCTGGGAGGACCTGGCAAAGATGAAGCTCACGTGGCGCGCCGCACAGGAGATGCTCCGCCTGGTGCCCCCGGTCTTCGGCAACTTCAGGAGAGCGACCCAAGACATCGAGTTCGACGGCTACGCCATCCCCAAAGGGTGGCAGGTGTTCTGGACGGCGGCCGCGACGCACATGGACGGGAGCATCTTCCCCGAGCCGGCCAAATTCAACCTGTCCCGGTTCGAGAACCAGTCGGCGTCGgttgcgccgccgtgctccttcGTCGCCTTTGGCGCCGGCCCGAGGATCTGCGTCGGCATGGAGTTCGCCAGGACCGAGACGCTGGTGGCGTTGCATTACCTGCTGAGGCGCTTCAGGTGGAAGCTCTGCTGCAAGGAGAACACCTTCGTGAGGGaccccacgccgtcgccgctgcacgACCTGCCGATAGAACTTGTTGAGCACAAGGCAGCATCGCCATGA
- the LOC120666130 gene encoding ent-pimara-8(14),15-diene synthase-like translates to MVALAADGFHSCQALYQQELQNLKSWAKEMRLDEMEFARVMPLVCWLPPASTMFPSELSEARLAYGMKNILVTAVDDLFDVGGSKEELENLITLIEKY, encoded by the exons ATGGTCGCGCTGGCAGCTGATGGGTTCCATTCCTGCCAGGCTTTGTACCAACAAGAGCTTCAGAACCTCAAGAG CTGGGCGAAAGAGATGAGGCTGGACGAGATGGAGTTCGCGAGAGTGATGCCGCTGGTCTGCTGGTTGCCACCTGCTTCCACTATGTTCCCCTCTGAGCTATCCGAGGCTCGCCTTGCCTATGGCATGAAGAACATCCTGGTGACCGCAGTCGATGACCTGTTTGACGTCGGGGGATCAAAGGAAGAGTTGGAGAACCTTATCACGCTGATCGAAAAGTACTGA